A genomic window from Paenibacillus sp. FSL K6-0276 includes:
- a CDS encoding aminoglycoside phosphotransferase family protein, with amino-acid sequence MTQEEVLSGGNINHIVRIGDTVRRPTGYWSPSVHELLKHLEKQGFEGAPVFFGIDDSGREILTFISGEVPGNDYPELEPYMWSDETLVGLARLLRRFHDATKTFTPNTEDRWQLSYADDAEHEVICHNDAALYNVVFQKGAPVALIDFDMAGPGPRLWDIAYTLYTSVPLGWFTPDRSSGTTEVVAYQHEKHVAERRRRIHLFFESYGIPVPNNLQEWIIQRLTVLCDTMKNFAVNGNQAFQKMIDEGHLAHYESEIRFVTDHFEDWI; translated from the coding sequence ATGACCCAAGAAGAAGTATTAAGTGGCGGAAATATAAACCATATCGTCCGTATAGGAGACACTGTTCGTCGCCCTACGGGATATTGGAGTCCAAGTGTACATGAACTACTCAAACATTTGGAAAAACAAGGATTTGAGGGGGCACCAGTTTTTTTCGGAATCGATGACTCTGGTCGTGAAATATTGACATTTATTTCTGGAGAAGTCCCAGGGAACGATTATCCAGAACTTGAACCGTACATGTGGTCGGACGAAACGCTTGTGGGTTTGGCACGACTTTTGCGTCGTTTCCATGATGCGACTAAAACGTTCACTCCCAATACGGAGGACAGATGGCAGCTTAGCTATGCCGACGATGCAGAGCACGAAGTGATATGTCATAATGACGCAGCATTGTATAATGTTGTCTTTCAAAAGGGGGCTCCTGTGGCGCTGATTGATTTTGACATGGCTGGCCCAGGGCCGCGTCTGTGGGATATTGCGTATACTCTTTACACATCGGTTCCTCTTGGTTGGTTTACGCCTGACCGTTCTTCTGGAACAACGGAAGTAGTAGCGTACCAGCATGAAAAACATGTTGCAGAGCGACGTCGGCGAATTCATTTGTTTTTTGAATCTTATGGAATTCCTGTCCCAAATAATCTGCAAGAGTGGATTATTCAACGTTTGACTGTACTGTGTGATACGATGAAAAATTTTGCCGTTAACGGAAACCAAGCCTTTCAAAAAATGATTGATGAGGGTCACTTGGCGCATTATGAGAGTGAGATTCGTTTTGTAACAGACCATTTCGAAGATTGGATATAG
- a CDS encoding IS1182 family transposase yields the protein MISNQQSLNLSPFMAIYDIVVPKDNMLRQINDLVDFSFVHEELQNKYCLDNGRNAVPPIRMFKYLLLKSIFDLSDVDVVERSKYDMSLKYFLDMAPEDEVINPSSLTKFRKLRLKDVNLLDMLIQKTVEIALEKEIIKSRAIIVDATHTKSRFNQQSPKEILMEKSKLLRKAVYQINENMKDKFPPKTTTNELVDELDYCQKVIDAVEKEESIREYPKVKEKLNYLKEIVEDHVEHLQFSNDPDARVGHKTADSSFFGYKTHIAMNEERIITAAVVTTGEKSDGKQLQILIEKSRKTGMDIDTVIGDTAYSEKENIQYAKQNELQLISKLHPQITQGTRKKEDEFEFNKDAGMYVCKAGHMAIRRARTGTKNVGKNQKDTYYFDIDKCKQCPYKEGCYKEGAQSKTYSVSIKSTEHSEQQTFQESEYFKEKDIDAIKVKSMRNT from the coding sequence ATGATTTCAAACCAACAATCCCTTAACCTCAGTCCATTTATGGCGATTTACGATATCGTCGTACCTAAAGATAATATGCTACGACAAATAAATGACCTCGTAGATTTTTCTTTTGTTCATGAAGAATTACAGAATAAATATTGCCTAGATAATGGTCGCAATGCCGTGCCTCCTATTCGTATGTTCAAGTATTTATTACTAAAATCGATTTTCGATTTATCCGATGTGGATGTCGTAGAACGTTCTAAATATGACATGTCGCTCAAATACTTCTTAGATATGGCGCCTGAAGACGAGGTCATCAATCCTAGTTCACTCACGAAGTTTCGTAAACTTCGGTTGAAAGATGTGAACCTGCTCGACATGCTGATTCAAAAAACGGTGGAAATTGCATTGGAAAAAGAAATCATTAAGAGCCGCGCAATTATTGTGGATGCTACCCACACGAAATCACGATTCAATCAGCAATCACCCAAAGAAATATTGATGGAGAAGTCTAAGCTGTTGCGCAAGGCCGTTTATCAAATCAATGAAAACATGAAAGATAAATTCCCGCCAAAAACAACTACAAACGAATTAGTGGATGAACTGGACTATTGCCAAAAAGTAATTGACGCCGTGGAAAAAGAAGAAAGTATCCGCGAATATCCAAAGGTAAAGGAAAAGTTGAACTACTTAAAGGAAATCGTAGAAGATCACGTGGAGCACCTTCAATTTTCTAATGATCCAGATGCACGTGTGGGTCACAAAACAGCCGACTCTTCTTTTTTTGGCTATAAAACACATATTGCAATGAATGAAGAACGTATTATTACAGCTGCCGTAGTTACAACAGGTGAAAAAAGTGATGGGAAACAACTCCAAATACTAATCGAAAAAAGTCGCAAAACGGGCATGGATATCGATACAGTCATTGGCGACACAGCCTATTCTGAGAAAGAAAATATTCAGTATGCCAAACAAAATGAATTGCAACTCATATCCAAATTACATCCGCAGATTACTCAGGGTACTCGTAAAAAAGAAGATGAATTTGAGTTTAATAAAGATGCAGGGATGTACGTTTGTAAAGCAGGGCATATGGCAATTCGTAGGGCACGTACGGGGACAAAGAATGTAGGAAAAAATCAAAAGGATACTTATTATTTTGATATCGATAAGTGTAAGCAATGCCCCTACAAAGAAGGATGTTATAAAGAGGGAGCACAATCAAAAACCTATTCAGTGAGCATCAAATCCACGGAGCATAGTGAGCAGCAAACTTTCCAAGAAAGTGAATATTTTAAAGAGAAGGATATTGACGCTATTAAAGTAAAGAGCATGAGGAATACATAA